In Candidatus Manganitrophus morganii, the genomic window ATCAGCTCTTGAAGCGCAACCGGATCGTCGCCATCGAGGGGATCGACACCCGCGCCCTGACCCGAAAGATCCGCGACCGCGGCGCGATGCAGGGAATCCTTTCGACGGAAGCGTTTGAAACGGCCTCCCTCATGAAGAAGTTGAAGTCTCATCCGCCGCTCGTCGGGCAGGACCTCGTCCGGCAGGTCACCTGCGTCGAGGCATATCCCTGGAAAGAAGGAGCCTGGCGGGAGGCGGTTCCGGCGCCGGTCCATCATGTGGTGGCATACGACTTCGGGATCAAACAGAACATGCTCCGGCGGCTGGCCCAGATGGGATGCCGGGTGACGGTGGTCCCCGCCGAGACCCCGGCCGAAAAGGTGCTGTCGATGAATCCCGACGGCGTTCTTCTCTCGAACGGGCCGGGCGACCCGGAGGCGGTGACCTATGCGATCCGGAACACCGAGAAGCTGATCGGCAAAAAGCCGATCCTCGGAATTTGTCTCGGCCATCAGATCCTGGGGCTGGCGCTCGGGGGAAAATGCAAGAAGCTCAAATTCGGCCATCACGGCGGGAACCAGCCGATCATGGACCTGGCGACGCGTCGGGTGCAGATCGTTGCCGAGAATCACGGCTTCGCCGTCGATCTCGCGTCGATCGAAAAAGAGGTGGCGCTGACCCATGTGAACCTGAACGACAACACGGTCGAGGGGATGCACCACCGGACCCTCCCGGTCTTTTCCGTTCAGTACCATCCGGAGGCCTCGCCGGGCCCGCACGATGCCCACTTTCTCTTCAAACGGTTCATCGACTCTTTTACCCACCAAACAGCCTCTGCCCAAGGAAGGGGGAGATAATCATGCGACGTCGAATCTTCGATACACATCTGTTCACGATCATTCTTGGAGGGGGACTCTCGTTTTTGCTCTCGGGATGCATCTATAACATTTCCCTGCTCCCCCAGCCCGGACCGTTGGAGGAAAAGGTCGTCGAGGGGAGCGGCGACGACAAGATCCTTCTGCTCGATATCTCGGGCATCATCTCCGAGGAGAAGCCGGATGGCCTGATCGAGCGCCCCGATATGGTCGCCCGGGTCAAGGAGGAGTTAAAGCGGGCGGAGTCCGACAAGGGGGTGAAGGCGGTGGTCTTGCGGATCAACAGCCCCGGCGGAACGGTGACCGCCTCCGACATCATCTATCACGAGATCGTCCGATTCAAGGAGCGGACCGGCCGAAAAGTGATCGCATCGATTATCGACGTCGGCGCGTCCGGCGGGTACTATATCGCGATGGCGGCCGATCGGGTGATCGCCCAGCCGACCTCGGTGACCGGCAGCATCGGCGTGATCATGCTGCATGTGAATCTTCAAGGGCTGATGGAAAAGGTGGGGGTGGGGGCCGAAGCGATCAAGTCGGGAGAGAATAAAGATTTGGGCATCCCGACACAGCCCCTTACGCCGGAGGACCGTGAGATCTTCCAGAGTGTGATCAACGATATGTATGCCCGCTTTCTGGAGGTGATCATCCGAGGCCGGGAGGGGCTCCCCGCGGACCGGATCAAGGCGCTCGCCGACGGCCGGATCTACACCGCCACCCAGGCGAAGGAGGCCGGCCTGGTCGATCAGATCGGCTACCTGGACCAGGCGATCGAGCTTGCGAAATCGGAAGCGGGTCTCACGGAGGCGAGTGTGATCCTCTACAGCCGGTCGGGCCAGCATATCAACAACATCTACTCCGAGGCGATCCGGACGGAGGTGAATCCCCTCTCCGCCTGGGGGGTCGACCCCAAGCGGCTTTTGCAGGGGGGATCGGCGAGGTTTCTTTATCTTTGGATGCCGTAACAGAGAGTGTATACATTTCTATGTCGGATCAATTCAGGGATTTTATTGCGGTTCTTGCTGCCCTTGATAAACATGGTGTGGATTATGTTTTGATCGGGGGCGTTGCGGTTGTCCTTCATGGGATGGAACGGTTAACCCGTGATGTGGACATTATGGTCAAGATGGTTCCTGAAAACGTTGAAAGGTTGAGGAAGGCGCTCCATGAGGTTTTCGATGATGGTTCCATCGAGGAGATTACGCTCGGTGAGTTGCAGAAATATCCCGTGATTCGTTATGGAACGCCGAATGATTTTTATATCGATGTCATCGCTCGGATAGGTGAGGTTGCCGCATTTGAGAGCTTGGATTATGAAGTTCTTGATTACCAAGGGACAAAGATCAAGATTGCGACACCCGAGACGTTGTATCGTCTCAAGAAGGACACCGTGCGCGATCGAGATAAAATGGATGCAGCGTTTTTACTGGAGCTAATTAAAGCAAGAAAATCAAACCTGCCTCGCTAGGGTTGATTTTCATCTTTATCGAGAAGTCTGATGCCGGTCTACAAATATAGAACGTTTGAAGAAGCGGAACGAGCTCTATGGAATTTCAATCCGGATGAGGCGTACTTTAAAAGAGTCGCCGACCTTTGGGCATTTGCGGATCAACTGAATTCCATCGTTTATCCCAAGGGGGTTTTTAAGTTTCAAAATCTAGAAGAAGCAAATAGGCAAAGATACGAATTGGAATTGGCCCATGCAAGAAAGGTTCAAGCCGGTGGTACTCAGCGACATGGAAGTAAATAGGCCCGAAGCAGGCGAAGGATGTTCTACAGAAAAGAGTATCTGATGGAGAAGATCAAAATCGTCGGCAGGCGGCGGCAGAGGGAGACTGAAACGGAGAAAGACTACGATGTCTTGTTAAAGACGCTGCAGGCACTTCGCGGAAACCGCGGCATTTGTCCAAGGGGGGTTTATCGTTTCAGGACGTTTGAGGAAGCAGATCAATGGATGATCCGGATGATCGCCAAGGCTTCAGCAGAAACCCGACCGTAGACGACTTGGTTCAGCTCTGTAAATCGCTCAATGAAGCAGGGGTTCGATATGTCGTGGTCGGAGG contains:
- the carA gene encoding glutamine-hydrolyzing carbamoyl-phosphate synthase small subunit, producing MKRAILLLEDGTAFLGKSFGAEGEAVGEVVFNTSMTGYQEILTDPSYKGQIVTMTYPLIGNYGVNPEDVESERPWLEGFIVKEYSSFPSNWRATEPLDQLLKRNRIVAIEGIDTRALTRKIRDRGAMQGILSTEAFETASLMKKLKSHPPLVGQDLVRQVTCVEAYPWKEGAWREAVPAPVHHVVAYDFGIKQNMLRRLAQMGCRVTVVPAETPAEKVLSMNPDGVLLSNGPGDPEAVTYAIRNTEKLIGKKPILGICLGHQILGLALGGKCKKLKFGHHGGNQPIMDLATRRVQIVAENHGFAVDLASIEKEVALTHVNLNDNTVEGMHHRTLPVFSVQYHPEASPGPHDAHFLFKRFIDSFTHQTASAQGRGR
- the sppA gene encoding signal peptide peptidase SppA, coding for MRRRIFDTHLFTIILGGGLSFLLSGCIYNISLLPQPGPLEEKVVEGSGDDKILLLDISGIISEEKPDGLIERPDMVARVKEELKRAESDKGVKAVVLRINSPGGTVTASDIIYHEIVRFKERTGRKVIASIIDVGASGGYYIAMAADRVIAQPTSVTGSIGVIMLHVNLQGLMEKVGVGAEAIKSGENKDLGIPTQPLTPEDREIFQSVINDMYARFLEVIIRGREGLPADRIKALADGRIYTATQAKEAGLVDQIGYLDQAIELAKSEAGLTEASVILYSRSGQHINNIYSEAIRTEVNPLSAWGVDPKRLLQGGSARFLYLWMP